The following is a genomic window from Candidatus Hydrogenedentota bacterium.
ACGACGGTATCTCGCAAACCAATGACGCCCACCGCCATGCGTTCCGCGCCCGGCGCGTTGTAGATGATACAGTCCGTGCTGTCGAGAACGGCGGGACCGCCCACGAGCAGGTTGCCCGCGGCGTCGCGCGCGCCATGGTCGAGCAAGGCCGGCCACGCGCCGACATCCGCCCACGGAAACGCGCCGCACACCACGAGCACGCGCTGGGCGCGCTCCATCAGGGCATAGTCAATCGAGATATCCTCCAGCGTATCGAAAACACGGTCCGCCTCGCGCTCCTCCCCCTGGCGCAAAGCAGCAGTCATCTGCTGGACAGCTTCGTGCAAGCTGTTTCTGGCAACGGCCGTTTCGCTGAGAAACGTGGAGGCGCGCCAGAAGAACATGCCGCTGTTCCAGAGGTGGCGCCCGGAAGCCAGATAGGCCTCGGCCTTTGTCCGGTCGGGCTTTTCGTGAAACTGCCGCACCTCAAAGACCCGCGGCGCGGCAAAACCCGGCAGAGGCGGACGATCCGCCGCTACTTCGATGTAACCGAAGCCCGTTTCCGGCCGAGTCGGCGCAATCCCGCAGACGACGAGGGCGTCGTGACACTCCGCGGCGCGCAAAGCCGTGTCGATGCAGACGCGGAACGCGGCGTCGTCTCCGATACGATGGTCCGCCGTGGTGACGGCAAGACTGATTTCCTCCGGCCCCAGGCCGGCGTGCCGGGCCATGATCCAGGCCATGACAAAGGCCAAGGCGCCGGAAGTGTTCTTCTTGCCCGGCTCGCCCAGCACATTCGCATCCGGCACGCCCACACGGGCTTTCCGGATAGGCTCGACCAGATGCCTGCCGGTGATAACGTAGAGACGTTCGGGTGGTATCAAAGGGAGCAGGCGCTCAACAGCCTCCTCAAGCATGCTTTTCGCCGGGTTCACCAGCGGCAGAAGCTGCTTGGGCCGGACCCGGCGTGACAAGGGCCAAAAGCGCTCGCCCGCGCCGCCGGCCATCACGATTCCAAACCGCGTAATTGCCATAGCCTGTACCTCGTTCTCACCTCCGGCGAGCCGCCGCGCGTCATCGGCCTCAGGGCGGCGCGCCGCAACACCTGGTATTTCGAATCAACGCACGAACGGCCGCGTCATGTCAAGTCCGGGACGCCATTCCGGTCTTGCGTTGGCGCCCTTATTGCGCTACGCTTGCGCCCCATATGAATCGCAACCGGCTTACCCGAGACGCGCGGCTTGTGCTTGTCTTGAACGCCTTGTACGTGGCCGCGGACGCATTGTGCTCGATTTTCGTCGGCGTGTATTTGTGGATCAACAGCCTCGAACTGCACGTCGTATGTCTCCATTATCTTGCGCTGTATGCCGTTACTCCAGTCGTGTTTATTCTTGCGGGCTGGTATTCCCAGGCGCGGGACCGGCTGCACGTCTATCGCCTGGGCCTCTTCCTGCACGCCGTGTACTATGGGACCATCCTCTATCTGCGCGAGGACGCGGCGCGTCTCGCGCCGCTGCTTGGCGGGCTGCTCGGCGTGACCTGGGGCCTGTTCTGGGCCGGCAACAACGTCTTCAACTACGACGTATCGGGCAAGGGCAGACGCGAATACTACTTCGGCTGGCTTTCGGCGGTCTCTGGCGCGGCGCAGTTGTTTGCACCCATGCTCGCCGGATTCTTCATAGAGTTCATGCCCAACGGCCGCGCCGGCTATCACACCCTTTTCGCGCTTGCGGCTCTTCTCTACCTGACGGCCATGGCATTGAGTCTGCGCATGCCACCCGACAAAACGCCCCGCCCCTACCATATTCGCCGCGCTCTCTTTCCGGGGAAGGACCAGCGGGACTGGCGCATGGTGATGCTGGCCGCGTTCACGCTCGCGGGCGCATTCAGCCTTTTCAACGTGTTGCTTGGCATCGTCATGTTCATAGAGACCGGCAAGGAAGCAAACGTGGGTCTGTTTGCCAGCGCACAGGCGATGGTGGGCATTCTTATCGCCTACACCGTCGGCCGCATGGTAACCCCTCGGACGCGCAGGCGCGCCATGCTATTCTCGACCTGTTGTCTTCTGGCCGCGGGCACGATCATCCTATGGCGCTTCAATATCTACACGGTCATCGCGTTTGGATTCCTGCGATCCCTGGCGGGCCCTCTGTTCGAGATTCCCCACTCGAGCGTCCGTTTCGAGGTCATCGAGCAAAGCGCGCCCGCGCCCGGACAGCACATTGAATACATCGCAGCGTGGGAGGCGCCCCTGGCCGTGGGGCGCGTGCTCATGGTGGGATTCCTGATAGCGCTGTACCTGCTTGCCGGGATGGTCGCGGTCCGCATTGTATTGTTCGCCCTGTGCGTCAACCGTTTCTTCACGTTCCTGCTTCTGTCCCGCACGTCCGCCATGCGTCACACGGCGGGCCGCCGGTAGCGACTAGGTTCACCTCCGGCGCCACCCCGCGAGCACCTCGGCGTACAGTTCCTCATACTGCGACACAATGTCCTCGCGGTTGTACAGGCGTAACGCGCGTTCGCGCCCGCGCCGGCCCATTTCCCGGGCTTTTGCGTCGTTCGTCAGCAGTTCTATCGCCTGCGCGCTCATCGCCTCAATGTCCCCCACCTCGCACAGGCAGCCCGTGACGCCGTCCTCGACGACTTCGACGATGCCGCCGCTGCGCGTGGCCAACACGGGAATCTGACACGCCATGGCCTCAAGCGGAACGAGCCCAAAACTCTCGTGTTCACTGGGCTGGAACACCAGGTCCGCACAGGGAAGGATTTCCTCGATGTTCTCCTGGCTGCCGAGATAGCGGACCTTGTCCGCAACGCCCAACTGCTTCCCGACACCGACCGCGGCCATGCGTTCGGGACCCTCGCCGACCATGATGAGCCGCGCCGGAATGCGCTCTGCGACGCGTTTGAAGACACGCACCACGTCCGTCACGCGCTTCACGGGCCGGAAGTTCGAGATGTGCATGATAATCTTCTCGCCGCCGTCCGCAAGGTGGCAGCGCCGTAACGGCGAATTGTTGAATTTTCGCGGGTCCACGAAGTTGTAGATGGTTCTGACACGGTCTTTGAGTCCGAACTCGCGCTCGGTTTCCGCCGTCAGCCACTGCGACACCGCCGTCACGGCCTGGCTCTGCTCCATGGCGAACTTTGTGATGCGGAAGAAAGAGGCGTCCGTTCCCACGAGCGTAATATCGGTGCCGTGCAGCGTGGTCACGATGGCGTAGCGCCGTTCCTCCGGCAGCATCCATTGGGCGAACAGCGCGGATGCCGCGTTGGGAATGGCGTAGTGCGCGTGCCACAGGTCGATCTCGTATTCCTCGGCCACTTCGCAGATCTTGGCAGCCAGCGCCAGCGAGCTCGGCGGCGTGCGAAACAACGGATAGGCCGCAATGTCCACGTCGTGGCTGTAGACATTGGCGTGAAAGCCCTTGAGCCGGAACGGCACCTCATAGGCCACAAAATGCACCGTATGCCCCCGTTCGGCGAGTGCAATTCCCAGTTCAGTGGCCAAGACGCCGCTGCCGCCCGCGGACGGATGACAGGTAATTCCGATTCTCATGGCGCGTGCTCCCTTTCAAGTCAGACCGGGCGGCAAGTCAAACCCCAAGGGCGCGTCCCCATAGAATGGTTCGCCATATCTTACGCCGACACGCGAGCCCCAGTACCCCGCGCGCGCCTCAATGGCGTCCCAGAAGGCTTCCGACGCCACCCAGGTCGGCTCGCCCGGATACGCAGGGTTGTACAACTGCGACCGGAACGCTCTCAACGCGTCGATCTTGGCGTCGAACACGCCGGTAATATCGACGACAAAGCGGGGTTCGGCGCCCGTCTCATGATATGCATTATAGTAATATATAACACTTGCCCGATGCGGCTCCTGGCCCGTATCCACCTTGCGCACACCCGCGAGGAAGTTGGCGTCCTTTGCCAGCGCGTGCGCCGCCGCATGGTCCGGATGACGGTCCGGAATCATGGGGGCAAGCAGGACCTTGGGCCGCCATGCGCGAATACGACGAATCACGGCCTCGCGCTGCTCCGGGTCATTCGCAACCCGCCCGTCTGGCAGGCCGGCCCCCTCGCGGACAGCGGCGCCCAGCAGACGCGCCGCTTCGCGCGCTTCCGCCTCCCGTTCCTCCGGCCGCCCGCGCGTGGCGAGTTCGCCGCGCGTCAGGTCGAGAATGCCAACACGGAGCCCCCGGCGCGACAGCTTGATGATCGTGCCGCCGGCGCCCAGGTCCGCATCGTCCGGATGGGCCCCCACGGCGAGTACGTCCAGCGTCATAGTTCTATCTCCGTCATGACAGATGATTCGATATCGAGCGCGTTCAGCAAGCGCGGCACAAGCCCCCACCCGTGCTCGAACAGAAACGAGAACAACGTGTACACCCGCTCCTGCGGCTTGCGGTCCGGCGCCAGCGCATGGCGCAGGCGCTCAACCTGTTTGCTCACGGCAGCGGTCTGCGCCTGGTCCGCGCGGCGCAACAAGCGTTCCATCCGGTCCAGGTCCGCCGCCGTCCTGGCGTGCAGGGCGCGCGCGGCGTCACGCGCGGGACTGGGCGCGTCCAGCGAGCCGAAAGCATCCGCAAGCGCTTCGACGGCGCCAAGCACCGTGGCGCGGCCCCGGCGAAGCGCATCGAGCGCAGGATGCGCCGCAACTGCGGCCAAGGCGCTGTCCAGCAGGGTCTCACCGCTGTCTGTCACGTCAGACGGAGCCCACCGGAACTTCTCCAGCAGTTTCCTCAGCTTCACCGTGACCAGCACGGCGCTCGCGCGGGGATACACGACCGGCATCGGCAGTTCAAACAGGGCAAAGAATTCCTTCAGTTGCGCCCAATAGGCGATCTCGCCGGGTCCCGCCACATAGGCAAGCGCCGGGAACAGCGCCTGCTGCACGACACAGCGCAGCGCCACGTTCGCGCTGAAGCGGTCCGGACTGCTCTCCAGTAACGCCGTCATCTGGGCGGGAGTCCAACTCAACTGATTCTCGGGCGCAAGGAACACTCCTTTTTCGAAAACAACTTTGCGCCGCCGGCCGTCAATCTCCACGAAGAAATTGCATTCGTGCCCGGCTTTGACCAACTGCGGCGCAAAACCAAGTGCTTCAAGCTGCCGCGCGGCTTCCCGCAACCGCGTGGTGCCCGCCAGCGGCGATGCTATCTCCCGGGCGAGCACCGGCGCGGCGATACGCCGCGCCGCAGGCAGCCGCGGTTCGAAAATCACCAGCGGCGTATCGCGAAACAGACGCGCGAGCAGGCGGGCGGTCCATGCGGCGAAAGACTCCGCGCCGTCGAGCGACTGATGCAACCACTCCGTTATCGCGGGGGCATGTTCCGAACCCGGGACCGCCTCCGCCAGCGCATCTACCAGGCCGTGCAACGAGTCTTCGGCAGGAATGCGATGCAGCGGCAGGGCGTCCACCGGCTGCGCGGGCGCATAGGTAAGACGAAGCGGCTGGTGACGTCGCGTCAGCACGGATACGCTGCGCGCTTCTTCGAAATCGTGGTCGTCGCTGCCCAGCCAGAAGACAGGCACGACGGGTCTGGCGTGGGTGCGCTCCAGACGCGCCGCAAGCTTGATGGCGGTCATCGCCTTGTAAATCGTGTACAGCGGGCCGCTGAAGAGTCCAGGCTGCTGGCCCGTAACAATGACCGCCTCATTGCCGGCGAACGAACGTTCCAGGCCCAGTCCGTGCTGATACGCGCGCATGTCCTCAACGAGCAGCGGGTCCCACGGCGTGATTTCCGGCAACGCCCCGGACCGCGGCGAAGGCTCGAAGACGCTTCGCGCCGGCCCCGCGTAAAAGGTCATCAACGCAGGCGCTTCGCCGCGATACGCATCCGGAAGACTCAGCATGGCCTCAAACCTTGGTTCCAGCCAGGATCAGGCGGGGGCTGTCTTCCCGCCACGCGCCGCCCGCGAAATCGCCGAAGCGCTGCTCCGCGGAAAGGCCCGCCTCCGCGAGCAGCGTTGTGAGTTCCGCCCCGGTATACAGCCGGACCGACTCCTCATAGGCCGCCACGACGGCGCCATCCTGCTTCACGATGGTCCTCTTGTTCACGCGGGCGGCGCGTTCGTCCAGCCAACGGTGTTCCTCAACCAGGTACGCGCCCGCGCGCCGCTCCGTATGCGGGGCAAGCGTCGCACGGACTTGCGGAGCGTTCAGAAAATCGAGCAGGAAGCGTCCGCCGGAATGCAGGACGCGCCCCATCTCGCGCGCCGCCTGCACGTTCTCCGAATCCTCCAGGAAATAGCCAAAACTGGTGAAGAAATTGAACACAACATCGAACGCTTGACCCACAAAGGGCAATGCGCGCATGTCGCCGCGGACGAACCGGAGCGCGGAACCACCTCGCCGGCGCGCCAACGCCAAGAGCGACGGCGAGTAATCCAGGCCGGTCAGGCGCGTCGTCCGTTCCGCCAGATGAACCATGTGCCGCCCCGCCCCGCAGCACAGGTCCAGCGCGCGGTCGGCGGGACCAAGCCCTGTGCAGGCGGCAGCAAAGGCGGCCTCCTGCGCCGCCGCCTCGATGCTTCGGTGCGCGTACACCACGGGATACAAGCTGTCGAACGCGTCCGCGAACCAGTCCGCCGCGATTGAAGTTTCCCGCCGGACCACGATGCGCCGTCCTTCCGCCGCGCCGTTGCGCGGCGCGGTTATTGCGCGCCCCAATGTTCGAAGGCATCATGAATGGCGCGCACCGCCTTGCCGAGGTCCTGTTCGTCCACGCCCACGATGATGTTCATCTCCGACGAACCCTGGTCGATCACGCGCAGGTTTACGTGCGCCTCGGCCAGGGCCGAACAGAGGCGCGCGGCCACGCCGATATAGTGGTTCATGCCCACGCCCACCGTCGCGATGATCGCTATTCCGTGGGTGAGGCTGATATTGTCCGGCTTACACCGTTCCCGCAGCAACTCGCACAGCGCGTCCCCTTTCTGACCCAATTCCTCATCGCGGACGATCAGCGAAAGCGTGTCGATGCCCGTGGGCATGTGTTCCCAGGCCATGTCAAGTTCTTCGAGCACTGACAGGACCCGCAGCCCGAAGCCGCGCTCCTTGTT
Proteins encoded in this region:
- a CDS encoding class I SAM-dependent methyltransferase; its protein translation is MVRRETSIAADWFADAFDSLYPVVYAHRSIEAAAQEAAFAAACTGLGPADRALDLCCGAGRHMVHLAERTTRLTGLDYSPSLLALARRRGGSALRFVRGDMRALPFVGQAFDVVFNFFTSFGYFLEDSENVQAAREMGRVLHSGGRFLLDFLNAPQVRATLAPHTERRAGAYLVEEHRWLDERAARVNKRTIVKQDGAVVAAYEESVRLYTGAELTTLLAEAGLSAEQRFGDFAGGAWREDSPRLILAGTKV
- a CDS encoding MFS transporter — encoded protein: MNRNRLTRDARLVLVLNALYVAADALCSIFVGVYLWINSLELHVVCLHYLALYAVTPVVFILAGWYSQARDRLHVYRLGLFLHAVYYGTILYLREDAARLAPLLGGLLGVTWGLFWAGNNVFNYDVSGKGRREYYFGWLSAVSGAAQLFAPMLAGFFIEFMPNGRAGYHTLFALAALLYLTAMALSLRMPPDKTPRPYHIRRALFPGKDQRDWRMVMLAAFTLAGAFSLFNVLLGIVMFIETGKEANVGLFASAQAMVGILIAYTVGRMVTPRTRRRAMLFSTCCLLAAGTIILWRFNIYTVIAFGFLRSLAGPLFEIPHSSVRFEVIEQSAPAPGQHIEYIAAWEAPLAVGRVLMVGFLIALYLLAGMVAVRIVLFALCVNRFFTFLLLSRTSAMRHTAGRR
- the bshC gene encoding bacillithiol biosynthesis cysteine-adding enzyme BshC, which codes for MLSLPDAYRGEAPALMTFYAGPARSVFEPSPRSGALPEITPWDPLLVEDMRAYQHGLGLERSFAGNEAVIVTGQQPGLFSGPLYTIYKAMTAIKLAARLERTHARPVVPVFWLGSDDHDFEEARSVSVLTRRHQPLRLTYAPAQPVDALPLHRIPAEDSLHGLVDALAEAVPGSEHAPAITEWLHQSLDGAESFAAWTARLLARLFRDTPLVIFEPRLPAARRIAAPVLAREIASPLAGTTRLREAARQLEALGFAPQLVKAGHECNFFVEIDGRRRKVVFEKGVFLAPENQLSWTPAQMTALLESSPDRFSANVALRCVVQQALFPALAYVAGPGEIAYWAQLKEFFALFELPMPVVYPRASAVLVTVKLRKLLEKFRWAPSDVTDSGETLLDSALAAVAAHPALDALRRGRATVLGAVEALADAFGSLDAPSPARDAARALHARTAADLDRMERLLRRADQAQTAAVSKQVERLRHALAPDRKPQERVYTLFSFLFEHGWGLVPRLLNALDIESSVMTEIEL
- the bshA gene encoding N-acetyl-alpha-D-glucosaminyl L-malate synthase BshA translates to MRIGITCHPSAGGSGVLATELGIALAERGHTVHFVAYEVPFRLKGFHANVYSHDVDIAAYPLFRTPPSSLALAAKICEVAEEYEIDLWHAHYAIPNAASALFAQWMLPEERRYAIVTTLHGTDITLVGTDASFFRITKFAMEQSQAVTAVSQWLTAETEREFGLKDRVRTIYNFVDPRKFNNSPLRRCHLADGGEKIIMHISNFRPVKRVTDVVRVFKRVAERIPARLIMVGEGPERMAAVGVGKQLGVADKVRYLGSQENIEEILPCADLVFQPSEHESFGLVPLEAMACQIPVLATRSGGIVEVVEDGVTGCLCEVGDIEAMSAQAIELLTNDAKAREMGRRGRERALRLYNREDIVSQYEELYAEVLAGWRRR
- the bshB1 gene encoding bacillithiol biosynthesis deacetylase BshB1, producing MTLDVLAVGAHPDDADLGAGGTIIKLSRRGLRVGILDLTRGELATRGRPEEREAEAREAARLLGAAVREGAGLPDGRVANDPEQREAVIRRIRAWRPKVLLAPMIPDRHPDHAAAHALAKDANFLAGVRKVDTGQEPHRASVIYYYNAYHETGAEPRFVVDITGVFDAKIDALRAFRSQLYNPAYPGEPTWVASEAFWDAIEARAGYWGSRVGVRYGEPFYGDAPLGFDLPPGLT
- a CDS encoding mannose-1-phosphate guanylyltransferase; translation: MAITRFGIVMAGGAGERFWPLSRRVRPKQLLPLVNPAKSMLEEAVERLLPLIPPERLYVITGRHLVEPIRKARVGVPDANVLGEPGKKNTSGALAFVMAWIMARHAGLGPEEISLAVTTADHRIGDDAAFRVCIDTALRAAECHDALVVCGIAPTRPETGFGYIEVAADRPPLPGFAAPRVFEVRQFHEKPDRTKAEAYLASGRHLWNSGMFFWRASTFLSETAVARNSLHEAVQQMTAALRQGEEREADRVFDTLEDISIDYALMERAQRVLVVCGAFPWADVGAWPALLDHGARDAAGNLLVGGPAVLDSTDCIIYNAPGAERMAVGVIGLRDTVV